The Natronoglycomyces albus genome has a segment encoding these proteins:
- a CDS encoding DUF488 domain-containing protein, with protein sequence MAIHIERVYGYSPSSQPAFLVDRLWPRGISKTDLDGVEWAKDVAPSPPLRIWFGHRAERFDDFARRYRRELEGREGPLKALLKAASKGDITLLYAAKDPECNHALVLRDFLNERVSAQSDR encoded by the coding sequence ATGGCGATACACATTGAACGAGTCTATGGCTACTCACCTAGCTCGCAACCGGCGTTCCTCGTCGACCGACTATGGCCGCGCGGAATTAGCAAAACAGACCTCGATGGCGTCGAATGGGCCAAGGACGTAGCACCTTCACCACCGCTACGAATCTGGTTCGGGCATCGCGCCGAGCGTTTCGACGACTTCGCGCGGCGTTACCGCCGGGAATTGGAGGGTAGAGAAGGCCCCCTGAAGGCACTGCTCAAGGCAGCGAGCAAGGGAGACATCACACTTCTGTATGCCGCGAAGGACCCCGAGTGCAATCACGCCCTCGTGCTCCGTGACTTCCTCAACGAACGTGTTTCGGCCCAGTCCGATCGTTAG
- a CDS encoding response regulator: protein MTTVLIVDDHALQRMGFRMLLETQEDLEVVGEAENGTQAVQQVRSLRPDVVLMDIRMPKMDGIAATGAIVADNGPTRVLLLTTFDLDEYAMAGLRAGASGFLIKDAQPEDLLSGIRAVASGDAVVAPRLTRRLLDRFINAEPVAPSRAITEPLARLTDRERQILTVIGQGWSNTEIAQRLHVSESTVKTHVGRIFNKIQVRDRVHAVIFAYNAGLVAPQQNLAGPAVLSLGQLSEISLCAG, encoded by the coding sequence GTGACGACCGTATTGATCGTGGACGACCATGCCTTGCAGCGTATGGGGTTTCGCATGCTGCTGGAGACCCAAGAGGACCTAGAGGTGGTCGGGGAGGCCGAGAACGGTACTCAGGCGGTCCAACAGGTGCGAAGCCTACGCCCGGACGTGGTGCTGATGGACATTCGCATGCCCAAGATGGACGGCATCGCCGCCACTGGTGCCATTGTGGCCGACAACGGGCCCACTAGGGTGCTGTTGCTGACCACATTCGACCTGGATGAATACGCTATGGCGGGCCTGCGGGCCGGAGCTTCGGGCTTTCTGATCAAGGACGCTCAGCCCGAGGACCTTCTTTCCGGCATCCGGGCTGTGGCCAGCGGAGACGCCGTCGTCGCACCTCGGCTGACGCGACGGCTGCTCGACCGGTTTATCAACGCGGAGCCGGTAGCGCCCAGCCGGGCCATTACCGAGCCATTGGCGCGACTGACCGACCGGGAACGCCAGATCTTGACGGTCATCGGGCAGGGCTGGAGCAACACTGAAATCGCCCAACGCCTCCATGTGTCAGAGTCGACGGTCAAGACGCACGTGGGGCGGATATTTAACAAGATTCAGGTGCGCGATCGCGTTCACGCGGTGATCTTTGCCTACAACGCGGGTCTGGTTGCTCCGCAGCAGAATTTAGCTGGCCCAGCGGTTTTGTCGCTGGGCCAGCTCTCAGAGATTTCATTATGCGCGGGGTAG
- a CDS encoding sensor histidine kinase, producing MTPSQPRTKRRSLTQWARDFDSRSPLKWDIALPAALLLVAVLSYVFGQWGHWHEDFGPTFALPLAMWLLHVIPLIWRRRYPVAVLAAQAVPVTLAVITGQAISAELAVVIALFNVALRSPIKALLSFGVLIAANIFLTVGPWPEPHANTLIENMVMPWLFVLLFGWLIRSRRAYQLAQRETAADQAVAAERSRIAQEMHDIIGHNLAVITALADGGAYAARSSPERTEEAMHAIGSASREALSELRRVLYVLQDDKEPAELSPQPGLPDVESLVERVRATGLAVGLRYEGELPQMSPGMGLVVYRVVQESLTNVLRHGSPARSAEVTISANAERLAVTITNTGPVPADSSARQQPSVSLSKENESGQGIFGMRRRAEAYGGTLEAGPKATGGWHVTLTLPT from the coding sequence GTGACGCCCTCACAGCCTCGTACCAAGCGACGTAGCCTCACTCAGTGGGCCCGGGACTTCGACTCCCGGAGCCCACTGAAGTGGGATATCGCGCTGCCCGCCGCACTACTGCTAGTCGCGGTATTGAGCTACGTCTTCGGCCAGTGGGGCCACTGGCACGAAGACTTCGGCCCCACGTTCGCCTTGCCGCTGGCCATGTGGCTCTTGCATGTGATACCGCTGATATGGCGACGCCGCTACCCCGTCGCAGTGCTGGCGGCGCAAGCCGTGCCGGTCACGCTGGCCGTCATAACCGGCCAGGCCATCAGCGCCGAACTGGCGGTGGTGATCGCACTATTCAACGTGGCCTTGCGCAGCCCAATAAAGGCACTACTGAGCTTCGGCGTCCTCATCGCGGCCAATATCTTCCTCACCGTTGGGCCTTGGCCCGAACCACACGCCAATACCTTGATAGAAAACATGGTCATGCCGTGGCTGTTCGTGCTGTTGTTCGGATGGTTGATTCGCAGCCGGAGGGCATACCAGCTCGCCCAGCGCGAAACGGCCGCCGATCAGGCCGTCGCCGCCGAACGTTCCCGCATCGCCCAAGAAATGCACGACATCATCGGGCACAATCTCGCCGTCATCACCGCGCTGGCAGATGGGGGTGCCTATGCCGCGCGCTCCTCACCCGAACGGACCGAAGAGGCCATGCACGCTATCGGTTCAGCCAGTCGAGAAGCGCTCTCGGAACTGCGCCGAGTCCTATATGTATTGCAAGATGACAAAGAGCCCGCTGAACTGAGCCCGCAACCGGGTCTGCCTGACGTGGAGTCGCTGGTCGAGCGAGTCCGCGCAACCGGCCTAGCGGTAGGCCTGCGGTATGAGGGTGAGCTGCCGCAGATGAGTCCGGGAATGGGGCTTGTCGTCTATCGGGTGGTACAGGAATCGCTGACGAACGTCTTGCGCCACGGTAGCCCCGCCCGTAGCGCTGAGGTCACTATCAGCGCCAATGCTGAGCGGTTGGCCGTTACGATTACCAACACAGGCCCTGTGCCCGCGGATTCCTCAGCTAGGCAGCAACCTTCGGTCTCACTTAGCAAGGAGAATGAATCCGGCCAAGGCATCTTCGGAATGCGTCGCCGGGCCGAGGCGTACGGGGGCACGTTGGAGGCCGGGCCGAAGGCGACCGGAGGTTGGCACGTCACCCTGACATTGCCGACCTGA
- a CDS encoding ABC transporter ATP-binding protein yields the protein MIEIQNFTKRYGKKVAVDDVTTTIKPGKVTGFLGPNGSGKSTTMRAIVGLDTPTLGTVTVNGKRYADLSAPMTEVGALLDAKSLHPGRSAFNNLMALAHTHRIPRSRVNEVLNLVGLSEVAKKRPGGFSLGMGQRLGIAVALLGDPKIIILDEPVNGLDPEGVRWIRELLRSLAAEGRTVFLSSHLMSELSQTADHLVVIGKGKLMADESMDDFLQGAGVGTVQVSSPTIEELLDHLRGPQVSVKPVKPGTVTISGLEARSIGAVAAQHGITLYELTTHQTSLEEAFMDLTRDAFEYRSK from the coding sequence ATGATCGAAATTCAGAACTTCACCAAACGTTATGGCAAGAAAGTCGCCGTCGATGATGTCACCACCACCATCAAACCGGGCAAAGTCACTGGTTTCCTTGGCCCCAATGGTTCTGGCAAATCGACCACCATGCGCGCCATCGTCGGCCTCGACACACCCACCCTTGGCACCGTGACCGTCAACGGTAAGCGCTATGCCGACCTGAGCGCGCCCATGACCGAAGTCGGAGCCCTTCTGGACGCGAAGTCGCTCCACCCCGGACGCAGCGCCTTCAACAACCTCATGGCCTTGGCTCACACCCACCGCATCCCACGCAGCCGGGTCAATGAAGTGCTTAACCTCGTCGGCCTATCGGAGGTGGCGAAGAAACGCCCCGGCGGCTTTTCCCTAGGCATGGGGCAGCGGCTCGGCATTGCAGTGGCGCTGCTGGGAGACCCCAAAATCATTATCCTCGACGAGCCCGTCAATGGCCTCGACCCCGAAGGAGTGCGCTGGATTAGGGAACTCTTGCGCAGTCTTGCCGCCGAAGGCCGCACTGTCTTTCTGTCCTCACACTTGATGAGCGAGCTATCGCAAACCGCCGACCACCTTGTGGTCATCGGCAAAGGCAAGCTCATGGCCGACGAAAGCATGGACGATTTCCTTCAGGGCGCCGGAGTTGGCACTGTCCAAGTCTCCAGCCCCACCATTGAGGAACTGCTCGACCATCTACGTGGCCCACAGGTGAGCGTCAAGCCAGTCAAACCAGGCACCGTCACCATCAGTGGCCTCGAAGCCCGCAGCATCGGGGCGGTCGCCGCTCAACACGGCATCACCCTCTACGAACTGACCACCCACCAGACCTCACTCGAAGAGGCCTTCATGGACCTCACTCGCGACGCGTTCGAGTACCGCAGCAAATAG
- a CDS encoding DoxX family protein has product MGLKYPLRPSGSGLALHLRAFTIVIARLAVGLVFVAHGWQKFVDAGIDQTAAGFDSMGVPAPQFSAYAVASIEMVAGAALILGVLLPLAGILLAGVMIGALVMVHWPTFYVGNGGYEFVLVLAAASLMIGFSGGGTWSIDGAIASSRAKREAAEASDSVVEPSAETSASQN; this is encoded by the coding sequence ATGGGTTTGAAGTATCCGTTGCGGCCGTCGGGCTCCGGTTTGGCGCTGCATCTGCGAGCGTTCACGATTGTGATTGCCCGCCTAGCGGTTGGTCTGGTGTTTGTGGCGCACGGGTGGCAAAAATTTGTGGACGCCGGTATCGATCAGACTGCTGCGGGGTTTGACTCCATGGGAGTTCCGGCCCCACAGTTCTCCGCCTATGCGGTAGCGAGTATCGAGATGGTGGCGGGGGCTGCGCTCATTTTGGGAGTCTTGCTGCCTTTGGCGGGGATTCTGCTGGCTGGCGTCATGATTGGCGCTTTGGTGATGGTGCATTGGCCGACGTTCTATGTGGGCAACGGCGGCTATGAGTTCGTGTTGGTGTTGGCCGCGGCGAGTTTGATGATCGGATTCTCCGGCGGAGGTACCTGGTCAATTGACGGTGCCATCGCCTCATCGCGGGCGAAGCGGGAGGCTGCCGAAGCTTCTGATTCCGTAGTGGAGCCGTCGGCGGAGACGTCGGCCAGCCAGAACTAG
- a CDS encoding endonuclease/exonuclease/phosphatase family protein: protein MSRLRIMTYNIHHGADPANRLHLAAVGFAIQQCQPDIICLQEVDRFWGPRSDYADQATELATQLGMHVRYGPSLDHDGRQYGNAILSPFDINKAHVDRLPTEDNQEPRTVLWAQVHTHCGPVTVATTHFSAGRRWRQIRARQAAALADLAQRWPEPIVVAGDFNSAYPSEELEALTAKLRWARHPRRTWRSLGSIIKRPFGATYPSAWPFLHLDRVLTSPQFGVRRLSVPSLLASDHRPLVVDLATTLGSAQGRQTKADGGSLSPIASSSLAKQCGASGPVGSKTR, encoded by the coding sequence ATGTCGCGCCTGCGGATCATGACCTACAACATCCATCACGGAGCCGACCCGGCCAACCGCCTACACCTGGCCGCAGTCGGGTTCGCTATCCAACAGTGCCAACCAGACATCATCTGCCTCCAAGAAGTCGACCGCTTCTGGGGCCCACGATCGGACTATGCCGACCAAGCCACAGAACTGGCCACCCAGCTTGGCATGCACGTGCGCTACGGCCCCTCCCTTGACCACGATGGCCGTCAGTACGGCAACGCCATCCTCTCCCCCTTCGACATCAACAAAGCACACGTCGACCGCTTGCCGACCGAAGACAACCAAGAGCCCCGTACGGTTCTCTGGGCCCAAGTCCACACTCACTGCGGGCCCGTCACCGTCGCCACCACCCACTTCAGCGCTGGCCGCCGCTGGCGACAGATTCGCGCTCGGCAAGCGGCCGCTCTAGCTGACCTAGCCCAGAGGTGGCCAGAACCCATTGTCGTGGCTGGGGACTTCAACAGCGCATACCCGTCCGAGGAGTTGGAGGCTCTCACCGCGAAGCTGCGTTGGGCCCGACACCCGAGGCGCACCTGGCGCTCCCTGGGAAGCATCATTAAGCGCCCCTTTGGCGCCACCTACCCCAGCGCTTGGCCCTTCCTGCATCTGGATCGAGTGCTCACAAGCCCGCAGTTCGGCGTCCGGCGACTATCGGTGCCGTCCTTGCTGGCATCGGACCATCGACCTCTGGTCGTGGATCTGGCGACCACCTTAGGTTCTGCCCAAGGGCGGCAAACCAAGGCAGACGGCGGATCGTTGTCTCCGATCGCATCATCGTCACTGGCCAAACAATGCGGTGCCTCTGGGCCGGTGGGCTCCAAAACGCGCTGA